Proteins from a single region of Streptomyces spinoverrucosus:
- a CDS encoding alpha-1,4-glucan--maltose-1-phosphate maltosyltransferase: protein MPATHHSSAPPTASTDSTEALPVRPVDDGSPAPESPSAGDVTAVGRIPVLDVRPVVQHGRRPAKAVTGETFEVSATVFREGHDAVAANVVLKDPDGLPGPWTPMRELAPGTDRWGATVTVGRPGLWTYTVEAWGDPVSTWRHHAHIKIPAGIDTDLVLEEGARLYERAAEGTPDDDRSVLLTAVAALRDDTRPAASRLAAALTPEVDAVLARYPLRELVTASEPLPLLVERERALFGSWYEFFPRSEGTPERPHGTFRTAARRLADIAAMGFDVVYLPPIHPIGTTFRKGRNNTLSAGPDDVGVPWAIGSPEGGHDAVHPGLGTLEDFDWFVTQAAAHGLEVALDFALQCSPDHPWVDKHPQWFHHRPDGTIAHAENPPKKYQDIYPIAFDRDMDGLVAETLRVLRHWMAHGVRIFRVDNPHTKPVMFWERVIADIGRTDPDVIFLAEAFTRPAMMHTLAQIGFQQSYTYFTWRNTKQELTEYLTELSGEAASYMRPNFFVNTPDILHAYLQHGGRPAFEARAVLAATLSPTWGVYSGYELCENTPLREGSEEYLDSEKYQLKARDWDDPNSIAPLITRLNAIRGQSPALRQLRNLHFHHADQEAVIAYSKRSGSNTVLVVVNLDPHHTQEATVSLDMPQLGLDWHESVPVRDELTGETYHWGRTNYVRLEPGHRPAHIFSVLRPSTPQIGGSPTT, encoded by the coding sequence ATGCCCGCAACGCACCACTCGTCAGCACCCCCGACAGCCAGCACCGACAGCACCGAAGCTCTGCCCGTGCGCCCGGTGGACGACGGTTCGCCGGCCCCGGAGTCACCCTCCGCGGGCGACGTCACCGCCGTCGGGCGCATACCGGTCCTCGACGTCCGCCCGGTCGTCCAGCACGGGCGCCGGCCCGCGAAGGCGGTGACCGGCGAGACGTTCGAGGTCTCGGCCACCGTGTTCCGCGAGGGCCACGACGCGGTCGCCGCCAATGTCGTGCTCAAGGATCCGGACGGCCTCCCCGGCCCGTGGACGCCGATGCGCGAGCTCGCCCCCGGCACCGACCGCTGGGGCGCCACCGTCACCGTCGGCCGGCCCGGCCTGTGGACGTACACCGTTGAGGCGTGGGGTGATCCGGTCAGTACCTGGCGCCACCACGCCCACATCAAGATCCCCGCGGGGATCGACACGGACCTGGTCCTGGAGGAGGGCGCACGGCTGTACGAACGCGCCGCCGAAGGTACGCCCGACGACGACCGGTCCGTGCTGCTCACCGCCGTCGCCGCGCTGCGCGACGACACCCGCCCCGCCGCCTCCCGGCTGGCCGCCGCGTTGACGCCGGAGGTGGACGCGGTTCTCGCCCGGTATCCGCTGCGGGAGTTGGTGACCGCGTCCGAGCCGTTGCCGCTGCTGGTGGAGCGGGAGCGGGCACTGTTCGGGTCGTGGTACGAGTTCTTCCCGCGTTCCGAGGGCACGCCCGAGCGCCCCCACGGCACGTTCCGCACGGCCGCCCGCCGGCTTGCGGACATCGCCGCGATGGGCTTCGACGTGGTCTACCTGCCGCCGATTCACCCGATCGGCACCACCTTCCGCAAGGGCCGCAACAACACCCTGTCCGCCGGCCCCGACGACGTCGGCGTGCCCTGGGCCATCGGCTCCCCCGAGGGCGGCCACGACGCCGTCCACCCCGGCCTGGGCACCCTGGAGGACTTCGACTGGTTCGTCACCCAGGCCGCAGCTCACGGCCTGGAGGTCGCCCTCGACTTCGCCCTGCAGTGCTCCCCGGACCACCCCTGGGTGGACAAGCATCCCCAGTGGTTCCACCACCGCCCCGACGGCACGATCGCCCACGCCGAGAACCCGCCGAAGAAGTACCAGGACATCTACCCCATCGCCTTCGACCGGGACATGGACGGCCTGGTCGCCGAGACCCTGCGGGTGCTGCGGCACTGGATGGCCCACGGCGTGCGCATCTTCCGCGTGGACAACCCGCACACCAAGCCGGTGATGTTCTGGGAGCGGGTCATCGCCGACATCGGCCGCACCGACCCGGACGTGATCTTCCTGGCGGAGGCTTTCACCCGTCCCGCGATGATGCACACCCTCGCCCAGATCGGGTTCCAGCAGTCGTACACGTACTTCACCTGGCGCAACACCAAGCAGGAGCTGACGGAGTATCTGACCGAGCTGTCGGGTGAGGCCGCGAGCTACATGCGGCCGAACTTCTTCGTCAACACGCCCGACATCCTGCACGCCTACCTCCAGCACGGCGGCCGTCCCGCCTTCGAGGCCCGCGCGGTCCTCGCCGCGACCCTCTCCCCCACCTGGGGCGTCTACAGCGGCTACGAGCTGTGCGAGAACACCCCGCTGCGCGAGGGCAGCGAGGAGTACCTCGACTCGGAGAAGTACCAGCTCAAGGCCCGCGACTGGGACGACCCGAACAGCATCGCCCCCCTCATCACTCGGCTCAACGCCATCCGCGGGCAGAGCCCCGCGCTGCGGCAGTTGCGCAACCTGCACTTCCACCACGCCGACCAGGAAGCGGTGATCGCGTACTCGAAGCGGTCGGGATCGAACACGGTTCTGGTGGTCGTCAACCTCGACCCCCACCACACCCAGGAGGCCACGGTCTCGTTGGACATGCCGCAACTCGGCCTGGACTGGCACGAGTCGGTGCCGGTGCGCGACGAGCTCACCGGCGAGACCTATCACTGGGGCAGGACCAACTATGTGCGCCTTGAGCCGGGCCACAGGCCCGCGCACATCTTTTCGGTTCTGCGACCGTCCACCCCGCAGATCGGAGGGTCACCCACAACATGA